The Halanaerobium saccharolyticum subsp. saccharolyticum DSM 6643 genomic sequence TTACTCAGCTATGGCAGGAGCAATTGGTGGGGGTGGTCTTGGCGATATTGCAATCCGTTATGGGTACCAGCGATTTCAGCTACCTATTATGCTTGAGACGATAGTTGTACTAGTAGTAATGGTCCAGTTGATTCAATTTTTTGGTAATCAAATAGCTTCATTTTTCGATCATAGAGTCTAGTTAGTTAAATAATTACTAGTTTAGAAATTGAATTTAGGGTATTATTGAAAATAATTAATAAATTATTTTGGTATAAATATAGAAAGTATAATTAATTTAATAGAAATTTAACGAGTAGAAGAGGAGAGATAATGATGTTAAAAAAAACAATTTTGATTTTAGTTCTTGTAACCTTTGTATTTGCTGGTGCTGTTCAGGCTGATGATCATGTGCTTAAGATTGGTGCTACACCTGTACCTCATGCAGAAATTTTGGAATTTATTAAAGATGATCTTGCTGCAGAGGGAATCGAGTTAGATATTGTAGAATTCACAGATTATGTGACTCCTAATTTAGCCTTAAATGATGGTAGTATTGATGCTAATTATTTTCAGCATATACCTTATTTAAATCAATTTAATTCTGATCGTGGTTTTGACCTTCAGGCAGTAATTAAAGTTCATATTGAGCCCATAGCTTTATATTCTAATAAATATACAAGTTTAGAAGAAATCCCAGCGGGTTCTTCAATTGCAGTACCAAATGATCCTTCAAATGAGGGAAGAGCTTTACTTTTACTTCATAATAACGGAATTATTACTCTAGATGATCCAACAAATTTAAGTGCTACCCCAATTGATATTGTTGAAAATCCCAAAAATCTTGAATTTGAAGAATTAGAGGCAGCACAGCTACCAAGAGTACTTCCAGATGTTGCTGCAGCAGTAATTAATACTAATTATGCACTTGAAGCTGATTTAAATCCATTAGAAGATGCTTTAATTATTGAGGGTAGTAATTCACCATATGTAAATGTTGTTGCTGTAAAAGCTGAAAATGAAGACAGCGAAAAAATTGAAACACTTGCAAAAATAATTAATTCTAAAAAAGTAGAAGAATTTATTCTTGAAGAGTATGAAGGTGCTGTAGTACCTGCCTTTGAACCTGTTGATAGTGGTGAAGTGGCGGATGTAGAAAAAACTGGCGATTATATTTATTAATTAGAATCAGAAAATAAATAATCTAGAAAAGCGGTCTGCCTTGTTGGAGATCGCTTTTTTTTAATTCATGATAACTTTAATAATCTAATATGGTTGACATAAAAATATTAGATGTCATAATAATAATATAGAGTATCTGTAAAACACTTTATTTTAAAAAGGTTTAAATAAGTTTATCATTATAGAATGAGGTGAAGAATAATGGCTAAAAGCCTGACAACAATTGTAAAAATTGTTCGACTTATGAAAGACTCTGATGTGAAAATATCTAGAAAAGCATTATTTTTAGTCCCACTTGCTTATTTAATTTTCCCTTTTGATTTAGTAGGAGATTTTTTTCCAATTTTAGGACAAATAGATGATATAGCAGTTTTTGTAGTAATGTGGCCGATTCTAAAAAATATTTTGAGTAAATATGATCGTGGAGATCCGGATTTAGAAAAGTCTAAAAAAGATCCAGATGCTATTGATATTGATGATTACACTGTAGAATAAATATAATTGAAGTTAAATCTTAAAATAAAGTTTAACCATATTTATATAAATTTAAGGTTAAAAATAAATTTTCTCGACCATTCGGTTGACAAAATTTATTTTTAATTGTATAATGACTACTGACCGGTTAGTCGAGGGAATAAAAATAACAATTATGGGAGGTTTTTATGGCAGAAGATACAAGAAACAAAATATTGGAATCAGCTGTCGAGCTTTTTTCAAAAAGTAATTACCATGCTGTTTCAATGACAGAAATAGCAAATGGTGCAGATATTAGTAAGGGAACTCTTTACTGGTATTTTGACAGTAAGGAAGAATTGTTTAGAGAAATTGCAGTCAATGGAATGGATTATTTTTATAATCAATTTAAAAGAATTGCTCAGACAGATAAAAATAGTGAAGAAAAAATTAATAATTTAATTCAGTTTGTTTTAAATACATTGGTAAAACATTTAAATATGTTAGATGTTTTCAGAAATAATGTTGAACTGATTAGTAATGATTTTAAAAATAATATTGAAGCTAAACATCAAAAAAACATTGACATTGTAGCTGAAATAATTAAACAGGGGATTGATGAAGGTTTAATTAAAGATGAAAAACCTTGCGATATTTCAACGATGCTTTTATCAGTTTTGTTTACACCACATACAAACGAACTTTTCGAAAAAGCGGAAAACAAAGAAAGTAAAATAAAATTTATATATGATTTCATAATGAATGGAATTAGTAGGAAGGAGCATCATGATGCAGAATAAAACAAAGTTAATCTCTCTTTTTTTAATATTTTTAGTTATCTTTTCCACTTCAACTGTATTGGCTGCAGAAGAATTGAATTTAGAAAAGGCAGTAAAATTATTAATTGAAGAAAATAGAACTTTAAAAAATGCCCGTAAAGATATTGAAACTGCAGAAAAAGATATAGACTTAGCAGTCCGCTCATATTTTCCGACCTTAGATTTGAGGACATCTTATACAAAGTTGGATGAAGGACCTCAGAGTTTTGATTTTGAAAAATTGAGTCCTGTAGAAGGCTCTGATGAGAATTATTCAACCTCAATTTCTTTAACTCAGCCAATCTGGATGGGTGGCAGAGTTTCGATGCAGAAAGAAATTGCCGGTTATGGTCTAGAAATTGCCAGGAGTAAATATGAACAGAGTCTTGAAGATCAGATTTTTTCTTTGGTTCAGGCCTACTATGGAGTTTTACAGGCTCAGGGTATGGTAGAAATAAGGCAAGAAGCTTTAGATATAGTTAATGAGCATCTTAGAGTAGTAAAAAATAATTTGGATGCTGGAATTGCAATTCGTCGTGATCTGCTGCAGAGTCAAATTGAGCAGAGAAATGCAGAAGAAGATCTGACTGCAGCTGAAAATGATTTGAAAATTGCTCAAAGACGTCTGGCTCAGCTTTTAAGTACGAATCAGAAATATTCTTTGACTCAACCAGCAATTAATTTTAATCTTGCTTTAGAACAAGATAAATTATTTCAAACTGCAGTAGAAAATGATCAACAGCTGCTGATTTTAGAGTTAAATAAGGAAATTGTTAAATTAAATCAGAAGCTAGAAGGACAGTATTATCGTCCTAATGTTTCTTTAAATGGATCATATGACTGGCAGGGGGAAGAATTTATGGATGAAAAAAGTTGGTCAATGACTTTAGGAGTAAATGTTCCACTTTATGATGGTGGTAAAGGTAGTATTAATGCTGAAAAACAGGAAAAAGAGTTGGAAAAAATAGCTAATAACAGAAAAGATTTAGTAGAAAATATTGATATAGAAGTAGAAGATTCTATTTTAACTGTCAAAGAGACTGAAGAAGCAATAGAACTGGAACAGCTTTCTTTAGAAAATGCAGAAGAAAATTTGGAAATTGCCAATAAAAGTTATGAGGCTGGGGTAGTAAGTAATACAGAAGTTATTGATGCTCAGGCTACTTATAATCAAGCTAAAACATCATTATTACAGACTGAGTATAAATATGAAATAGAATTATTTAGAACTCTTTATAAAAGTGGTCGTTTAAGAGAAAATTTTGAGGATGTGATAAACAATGAAAAATAAAACTATAATAATAACTTTAATAATTTTGCTTTTAATAAGTACTACTGTGATGGCCCAGGATAGTATAGTTGTTGAAACTACTAAATCAGTGACCGACGATATTAGCATCAATGAACTAATCACAGGTACTTTAACGCCTATTCAGGATGTAAATATTCCTGCTCAGACAGGTGGAGTAGCTGATCAGATTAATGTCGAAATTGGTGATAAAGTTGATCAGGGAACTGATTTAATAAAAATTGATGATGAAGGTCTTTTAATTCAAAAAAGGCAGGCCCAAGCGTCTTTAGATAGTGCTCGGGCTAATTATAATGAGATGAAAAATGGCGCTACAGCAGAAGAATTAGCTAGAGTCAGAGCTTCTTATGAAGATGCTAAAGCTGGTTTAGAAAGCGCTGAAACTAATTTAAAATTAATGGAAGAAATTTATAATAATCGAAGAACTTTAGAACAGCAATTAGTTAATGCAGAACAGCAATTAGAAAATGCAAAGCAAAATTTAAACCAAGCTGAAATCAACTATAATCAAGCAAAAAAAGATTATGAGCGTTCTAAAAATCTATATGCAGATCA encodes the following:
- a CDS encoding MetQ/NlpA family ABC transporter substrate-binding protein, whose translation is MLKKTILILVLVTFVFAGAVQADDHVLKIGATPVPHAEILEFIKDDLAAEGIELDIVEFTDYVTPNLALNDGSIDANYFQHIPYLNQFNSDRGFDLQAVIKVHIEPIALYSNKYTSLEEIPAGSSIAVPNDPSNEGRALLLLHNNGIITLDDPTNLSATPIDIVENPKNLEFEELEAAQLPRVLPDVAAAVINTNYALEADLNPLEDALIIEGSNSPYVNVVAVKAENEDSEKIETLAKIINSKKVEEFILEEYEGAVVPAFEPVDSGEVADVEKTGDYIY
- a CDS encoding YkvA family protein encodes the protein MAKSLTTIVKIVRLMKDSDVKISRKALFLVPLAYLIFPFDLVGDFFPILGQIDDIAVFVVMWPILKNILSKYDRGDPDLEKSKKDPDAIDIDDYTVE
- a CDS encoding TetR/AcrR family transcriptional regulator; its protein translation is MAEDTRNKILESAVELFSKSNYHAVSMTEIANGADISKGTLYWYFDSKEELFREIAVNGMDYFYNQFKRIAQTDKNSEEKINNLIQFVLNTLVKHLNMLDVFRNNVELISNDFKNNIEAKHQKNIDIVAEIIKQGIDEGLIKDEKPCDISTMLLSVLFTPHTNELFEKAENKESKIKFIYDFIMNGISRKEHHDAE
- a CDS encoding TolC family protein, whose protein sequence is MQNKTKLISLFLIFLVIFSTSTVLAAEELNLEKAVKLLIEENRTLKNARKDIETAEKDIDLAVRSYFPTLDLRTSYTKLDEGPQSFDFEKLSPVEGSDENYSTSISLTQPIWMGGRVSMQKEIAGYGLEIARSKYEQSLEDQIFSLVQAYYGVLQAQGMVEIRQEALDIVNEHLRVVKNNLDAGIAIRRDLLQSQIEQRNAEEDLTAAENDLKIAQRRLAQLLSTNQKYSLTQPAINFNLALEQDKLFQTAVENDQQLLILELNKEIVKLNQKLEGQYYRPNVSLNGSYDWQGEEFMDEKSWSMTLGVNVPLYDGGKGSINAEKQEKELEKIANNRKDLVENIDIEVEDSILTVKETEEAIELEQLSLENAEENLEIANKSYEAGVVSNTEVIDAQATYNQAKTSLLQTEYKYEIELFRTLYKSGRLRENFEDVINNEK